One part of the Terrimicrobium sacchariphilum genome encodes these proteins:
- a CDS encoding sensor histidine kinase, whose product MTSSIASIAPGLRWLIRLRWLSLAGQCLLFATSAYFLHIALPLAVVLPCLAITAGSNLFVTLRGDKLRETECCAALLLLDTLTLSVILYSLGGPHNPFTAFYLLHVTIAAVLLPALWTWIGVVLCSICYALLFLSPYEIKSGLGISCCGSFDFHLQGMLLAMILVGICIAFFVGQLKSALALREVQLQEAMLLGVRNEKFAGLATLAAGVAHELATPLNTIAVISSDLEKQACDQCESSGCLHDAKLIRSEVDRCRAILENLAENTTDKIGENPQSFMLGDIPARLKEFLSPANYSRISAEITEPRLTVFVPSTTLLQALAVLVKNACEADESGRPVILRIETDRERVLATVQDCGPGMTPDVAAHAGEPFFTTKDPGKGMGLGLFLVRMFTERMKGRLRIESDPGRGTRVFMEFPLTA is encoded by the coding sequence ATGACATCCAGCATCGCCTCCATCGCGCCCGGCCTCCGGTGGCTGATCCGGCTGCGATGGCTTTCCCTGGCGGGGCAATGTCTGCTGTTCGCCACCAGCGCGTATTTTCTCCACATCGCGCTGCCTCTTGCCGTGGTGCTGCCGTGCCTGGCTATCACTGCGGGGAGCAATCTTTTCGTCACCCTGCGAGGGGACAAGCTGCGCGAGACGGAATGTTGTGCCGCGCTGCTCCTGCTCGACACGTTGACGCTTTCGGTGATTCTTTACTCGCTGGGCGGGCCTCACAATCCCTTCACCGCGTTCTACCTCCTGCATGTCACCATCGCAGCAGTCCTCCTGCCTGCGCTGTGGACCTGGATCGGAGTTGTCCTTTGCTCGATTTGCTACGCGCTCCTGTTTTTGTCCCCCTATGAGATTAAAAGCGGCCTTGGCATCAGTTGCTGCGGCAGCTTTGACTTTCACCTTCAGGGCATGCTGCTAGCCATGATTCTGGTCGGCATCTGCATTGCCTTCTTCGTTGGGCAGCTCAAGTCGGCGCTGGCCCTGCGCGAGGTGCAACTTCAGGAAGCCATGCTGCTCGGGGTGAGGAATGAAAAGTTCGCCGGCCTCGCCACTCTCGCCGCAGGCGTAGCCCATGAGCTGGCCACCCCGCTCAACACCATAGCCGTCATCAGCTCCGATCTCGAAAAGCAGGCCTGCGATCAGTGTGAAAGCAGCGGATGTCTCCATGACGCAAAGCTCATTCGCTCCGAGGTCGACCGCTGCCGCGCCATTCTGGAAAATCTTGCGGAGAACACGACGGACAAAATCGGGGAAAATCCGCAATCTTTCATGCTGGGCGACATCCCGGCTCGACTGAAGGAGTTTCTCAGTCCCGCCAATTATTCCCGCATCTCCGCCGAGATCACGGAACCCAGGCTTACGGTCTTTGTCCCATCAACGACTCTCTTGCAGGCGCTTGCCGTCCTGGTGAAAAATGCCTGTGAGGCCGATGAGTCTGGCCGTCCCGTGATCCTGCGTATCGAGACCGACAGGGAGCGTGTCCTTGCCACGGTGCAGGATTGCGGTCCCGGTATGACTCCCGACGTCGCTGCGCACGCGGGCGAGCCGTTTTTTACGACCAAGGACCCTGGCAAGGGCATGGGGCTGGGCCTTTTTCTCGTACGCATGTTCACCGAGCGTATGAAGGGACGCCTCCGGATCGAGTCGGACCCTGGTCGGGGAACCCGCGTTTTCATGGAGTTCCCGCTTACCGCCTGA